The following proteins are encoded in a genomic region of Dermatophagoides farinae isolate YC_2012a chromosome 8, ASM2471394v1, whole genome shotgun sequence:
- the LOC124496235 gene encoding lysosomal acid glucosylceramidase-like, producing MVVKMFIVLFFIVFCVSDVTFAAIGCQHKSFGQESTVCVCNSNHCDTIDPIQKSNPGIIQQFSTSKNGDRFARKELHFEQSLSGGIEVNLYPDQKMQKIIGFGGALTDTSGYNFNRLSHQLQEHLIRDYFGANGIEYSAVRVTIGGSDMSQREYSNDDSNDDDTEFHHFALQQKEDLQYKIPFLKKAQSTNPHMKLFGSAWSAPAWMKNNHDLANGGHLRDQPGGKYHRAFAQYLVKFMKAYQQHNISWWGLTVLNEPGIIVPYNSLEMSGEEQKNFIKKDLGPELENQGFKNINLMIYDFNIPGMKQFVETILHDHDAAKYVKGIAYHWYASNDQNRHDLKAIHEEFPKYFVLSTEACEFGFSGESSLGVWHTAENYANDIIKSLKNYVTGWIEWNMIVDMNGGPSWINQRLNAPIILSADHHEYYKQPAFYVLGHFSKFLPPNSVHIHLTTNSNHSDYDLIAFERPDGGTVMIIFNKGNNEQKFLINDPRHGKSHIHVQANSIQSLIWY from the exons ATGGTCGTAAAAATGTTTatcgttcttttttttattgtattttGCGTTTCCG ATGTAACTTTTGCTGCGATCGGTTGTCAGCACAAAAGTTTTGGCCAAGAATCTACTGTTTGTGTTtgcaattcaaatcattgtGATACAATTGATCCAATTCAAAAGTCAAACCCGGgtattattcaacaattttctACCAGTAAAAATGGAGATCGTTTTGCACGGAAAGAATTGCATTTTGAACAATCTTTATCCGGTGGTATTGAAGTGAATTTATATCCAGATCAGAAGATGCAAAAAATTATCGGCTTTGGTGGTGCTTTAACCGATACATCTGGATACAATTTTAATCGTTTATCGCATCAACTACAAGAACATTTGATTCGAGATTATTTTGGTGCAAATGGTATCGAGTATTCAGCTGTTCGTGTTACGATCGGTGGTTCGGATATGTCACAACGTGAAtattctaatgatgattccaacgatgatgatacagaatttcatcattttgctCTTCAACAAAAAGAAGATTTACAATACAAG ATtccatttttgaaaaaagcaCAAAGTACAAATCCTCATATGAAATTATTTGGCAGTGCATGGAGTGCACCAGCatggatgaaaaacaatcatgATTTAGCCAATGGTGGTCATCTACGAGATCAACCTGGTGGTAAATATCATCGTGCATTTGCACAATATTTGGTTAAATTTATGAAAGCCTATCAACAACATAATATTTCCTGGTGGGGTTTGACCGTTTTAAATGAACCGGGTATAATAGTTCCCTATAATAGTTTAGAAATGAGTGGTGaagagcaaaaaaattttatcaaaaaagaTCTTGGTCCAGAATTGGAAAATCAAGGatttaaaaatattaatctaatgatttatgattttaATATTCCTggaatgaaacaatttgtCGAAACCATATTACATGATCATGATGCAGCTAAATATGTAAAAGGTATTGCTTATCATTGGTATGCTTCTAATGATCAAAATCGTCATGATTTGAAAGCAATACATGAAGAATTTCCCAAATATTTTGTATTATCCACTGAAGCTTGTGAATTTGGTTTTAGTGGCGAAAGTAGTCTAGGCGTATGGCATACTGCCGAAAATTATGCTAATGATATAATCAaaagtttaaaaaattatgtcACCGGTTGGATTGAATGGAATATGATTGTCGATATGAATGGTGGTCCTAGCTGGATTAATCAACGTCTAAATGCACCGATTATTTTAAGTGCCGATCATCATGAATACTATAAACAACCTGCATTCTATGTTCTTGGTCATTTTAGTAAATTTCTTCCACCAAATTCTgttcacattcatttgacaacaaattcaaatcattctGATTATGATTTAATCGCATTCGAACGTCCAGATGGCGGTACTGTTATGATCATCTTTAATAAAggaaataatgaacaaaaatttttgatcaatgatccACGACACGGTAAATCACATATTCATGTACAGGcaaattcaatacaatcattAATTTGGTATTGA
- the LOC124495712 gene encoding uncharacterized protein LOC124495712 isoform X1: MKLISSYCCTIFIIIIIIGLSLIFTSIDASRIRVRQGRRQWCRGSRRLEHLRGRCIPHYECVQNRGISIGHCFTNLVVASCCMLPDPQDDILNFHRQTFFHFKINSDHPNNNEIQSKHISAVDSGDAQGNHHSVGNKTIPTDDLLTSTTTITTEQIIMIKNQTAITNNMTTKNFADCMDNDKDNGNENVQNPINSNKTATTTTIPLDLNSTFNSITNNKNNNWSSSLPTTRSMEESIITATKMNAYSTPRPIEINQNEFYEIILNRSATTMTKGTITNNNHSSNSNQNLFIQDIPIHFPIISPTPTASITTTTTTTTRSFSSPKLCGVRPLRPTGRVVGGRNAQFGEWPWQVLIKEKSWLGFFTKSKCGGVLIDYKWILTAAHCQPGMMGSLIVMLGQHELHGTSRQLRPVVKTVRRMIVHRDFDPDTFDNDIALLELDTPFEMQPHIVPICMPNKDEDYVGQLAYVAGWGKLSYGGTIPSVLQTVRLPIIDNNLCQTMFADAGHYKYIRNSFLCAGYTQGGRDTCEGDSGGPLMMKRDDVWTLIGTVSHGIKCAEPNLPGVYMKTWSYLPWIRGIIERTL, from the exons atgaagcttatttcatcatattgttgtactattttcatcatcataatcataatcggattatcattgatttttacaTCGATCGATGCATCAAGAATTCGTG TTCGTCAAGGTCGCCGTCAATGGTGTCGTGGTTCACGACGATTAGAACATCTTCGTGGACGTTGTATACCACATTATGAATGTGTACAAAATCGTGGCATATCGATTGGACATTGTTTCACTAATCTAGTTGTGGCTAGTTGTTGTATGTTACCAGATCCACAAGATGATATACTCAATTTTCATaggcaaacattttttcatttcaaaatcaattctgatcatccaaataataatg AAATACAAAGTAAACATATATCGGCTGTCGATTCTGGCGATGCTCAAGGCAATCATCATTCGGTAGGAAAT AAAACTATTCCAACGGATGATTTACTCAcatctacaacaacaataactaCTGAAcagatcattatgatcaaaaaCCAAACAGCCATCACTAATAATATGACAACCAAAAATTTTGCTGACTGTatggataatgataaagataATGGCAATGAAAACGTTCAAAATCCAATTAATTCGAATAAAACAGctactacaacaacaattccaTTGGATCTGAATTCGactttcaattcaattacgaataataaaaacaacaattggtCAAGTTCATTGCCAACAACCAGATCGATGGAAGAATCCATCattacagcaacaaaaatgaatgcatATTCAACGCCAAGAccaattgaaatcaatcaaaatgaattctatgaaattattttgaatcgatcagcaacaacaatgaccaaAGGAACAAtcactaataataatcattcatcgaattcgaatcaaaatttatttattcaagaTATTCCCATACATTTTCCGATAATTTCACCGACACCTACTGCAAGTATAACAACCACGACGACTACGACAACCAGatctttttcatcaccaaaaCTATGCGGTGTAAGACCGTTAAGACCAACTGGACGTGTTGTTGGTGGCCGTAATGCACAATTTGGTGAATGGCCATGGCAAGTGttgatcaaagaaaaatcatgGTTAGGATTTTTTACCAAATCTAAATGTGGTGGTGTATTGATCGATTATAAATGGATTCTTACGGCTGCACATTGTCAACCAGGTATGATGGGATCATTGATAGTAATGTTAGGTCAACATGAACTTCATGGTACTTCACGACAACTACGACCGGTTGTTAAAACTGTACGAAGAATGATTGTACATCGTGATTTTGATCCGGAtacatttgataatgatattgcTTTATTGGAATTAGATACACCATTTGAAATGCAACCACATATTGTGCCTATATGTATGCCGAATAAAGATGAAGATTATGTAGGTCAATTAGCATATGTTGCTGGATGGGGAAAATTAAGCTATGGTGGTACGATACCAAGTGTATTACAAACAGTACGATTACCGATCATCGATAATAACTTATGTCAGACAATGTTTGCCGATGCTGGccattataaatatatacGAAATAGTTTTCTTTGTGCCGGTTATACACAAGGTGGCCGTGATACATGTGAAGGTGATAGTGGTGGaccattaatgatgaaacgtGATGATGTTTGGACATTGATTGGTACCGTATCACATGGTATAAAATGTGCTGAACCAAATTTACCTGGTGTATATATGAAAACATGGTCCTATCTACCATGGATACGTGGCATTATTGAAAGAACATTATGA
- the LOC124495712 gene encoding uncharacterized protein LOC124495712 isoform X2, translated as MKLISSYCCTIFIIIIIIGLSLIFTSIDASRIRVRQGRRQWCRGSRRLEHLRGRCIPHYECVQNRGISIGHCFTNLVVASCCMLPDPQDDILNFHRQTFFHFKINSDHPNNNEIQSKHISAVDSGDAQGNHHSKTIPTDDLLTSTTTITTEQIIMIKNQTAITNNMTTKNFADCMDNDKDNGNENVQNPINSNKTATTTTIPLDLNSTFNSITNNKNNNWSSSLPTTRSMEESIITATKMNAYSTPRPIEINQNEFYEIILNRSATTMTKGTITNNNHSSNSNQNLFIQDIPIHFPIISPTPTASITTTTTTTTRSFSSPKLCGVRPLRPTGRVVGGRNAQFGEWPWQVLIKEKSWLGFFTKSKCGGVLIDYKWILTAAHCQPGMMGSLIVMLGQHELHGTSRQLRPVVKTVRRMIVHRDFDPDTFDNDIALLELDTPFEMQPHIVPICMPNKDEDYVGQLAYVAGWGKLSYGGTIPSVLQTVRLPIIDNNLCQTMFADAGHYKYIRNSFLCAGYTQGGRDTCEGDSGGPLMMKRDDVWTLIGTVSHGIKCAEPNLPGVYMKTWSYLPWIRGIIERTL; from the exons atgaagcttatttcatcatattgttgtactattttcatcatcataatcataatcggattatcattgatttttacaTCGATCGATGCATCAAGAATTCGTG TTCGTCAAGGTCGCCGTCAATGGTGTCGTGGTTCACGACGATTAGAACATCTTCGTGGACGTTGTATACCACATTATGAATGTGTACAAAATCGTGGCATATCGATTGGACATTGTTTCACTAATCTAGTTGTGGCTAGTTGTTGTATGTTACCAGATCCACAAGATGATATACTCAATTTTCATaggcaaacattttttcatttcaaaatcaattctgatcatccaaataataatg AAATACAAAGTAAACATATATCGGCTGTCGATTCTGGCGATGCTCAAGGCAATCATCATTCG AAAACTATTCCAACGGATGATTTACTCAcatctacaacaacaataactaCTGAAcagatcattatgatcaaaaaCCAAACAGCCATCACTAATAATATGACAACCAAAAATTTTGCTGACTGTatggataatgataaagataATGGCAATGAAAACGTTCAAAATCCAATTAATTCGAATAAAACAGctactacaacaacaattccaTTGGATCTGAATTCGactttcaattcaattacgaataataaaaacaacaattggtCAAGTTCATTGCCAACAACCAGATCGATGGAAGAATCCATCattacagcaacaaaaatgaatgcatATTCAACGCCAAGAccaattgaaatcaatcaaaatgaattctatgaaattattttgaatcgatcagcaacaacaatgaccaaAGGAACAAtcactaataataatcattcatcgaattcgaatcaaaatttatttattcaagaTATTCCCATACATTTTCCGATAATTTCACCGACACCTACTGCAAGTATAACAACCACGACGACTACGACAACCAGatctttttcatcaccaaaaCTATGCGGTGTAAGACCGTTAAGACCAACTGGACGTGTTGTTGGTGGCCGTAATGCACAATTTGGTGAATGGCCATGGCAAGTGttgatcaaagaaaaatcatgGTTAGGATTTTTTACCAAATCTAAATGTGGTGGTGTATTGATCGATTATAAATGGATTCTTACGGCTGCACATTGTCAACCAGGTATGATGGGATCATTGATAGTAATGTTAGGTCAACATGAACTTCATGGTACTTCACGACAACTACGACCGGTTGTTAAAACTGTACGAAGAATGATTGTACATCGTGATTTTGATCCGGAtacatttgataatgatattgcTTTATTGGAATTAGATACACCATTTGAAATGCAACCACATATTGTGCCTATATGTATGCCGAATAAAGATGAAGATTATGTAGGTCAATTAGCATATGTTGCTGGATGGGGAAAATTAAGCTATGGTGGTACGATACCAAGTGTATTACAAACAGTACGATTACCGATCATCGATAATAACTTATGTCAGACAATGTTTGCCGATGCTGGccattataaatatatacGAAATAGTTTTCTTTGTGCCGGTTATACACAAGGTGGCCGTGATACATGTGAAGGTGATAGTGGTGGaccattaatgatgaaacgtGATGATGTTTGGACATTGATTGGTACCGTATCACATGGTATAAAATGTGCTGAACCAAATTTACCTGGTGTATATATGAAAACATGGTCCTATCTACCATGGATACGTGGCATTATTGAAAGAACATTATGA